In a genomic window of Dyadobacter fermentans DSM 18053:
- a CDS encoding SDR family oxidoreductase, with protein sequence MDLKLQNKVVIVTGGAKGIGEGIVQVLASEGAIPVIVGRNAEDNQKVVDALAAEGKESFQVAAELTRPEDAEKAVNAVLEKYGRIDGLVNNAGANDGVGLENGTYEGFIASLHKNVVHYYLMAHYALPALKASKGSIVNISSKTADTGQGGTSAYAASNGGRNALTREWAVELLKYGIRVNSVIVAECWTPLYEKWIETLPNPKEKLASITANIPLENRMTTAEEIANMSVFLLSERSSHTTGQLIYVDGGYVHLDRALANS encoded by the coding sequence ATGGATTTAAAACTTCAAAATAAGGTCGTTATCGTGACCGGCGGCGCCAAAGGCATCGGCGAGGGCATCGTACAGGTGCTGGCATCCGAAGGCGCGATCCCCGTGATCGTTGGAAGAAATGCGGAAGATAACCAAAAGGTGGTCGACGCGCTGGCGGCGGAGGGCAAAGAGTCGTTTCAGGTAGCCGCGGAACTCACACGCCCCGAAGATGCGGAGAAAGCAGTGAATGCCGTCCTCGAAAAATACGGCCGGATCGACGGCCTGGTGAACAATGCCGGCGCGAACGACGGCGTTGGGCTCGAAAATGGCACTTACGAAGGCTTTATCGCCTCTTTGCATAAAAACGTGGTGCATTATTACCTGATGGCGCATTATGCATTGCCTGCATTGAAGGCCTCGAAAGGATCGATCGTGAACATCAGTTCTAAAACAGCCGACACCGGCCAGGGCGGGACGTCGGCCTATGCCGCTTCCAACGGCGGTCGCAATGCGCTCACCCGTGAATGGGCGGTTGAATTGCTGAAATACGGCATCCGCGTGAACTCGGTGATCGTGGCTGAATGCTGGACGCCGCTCTACGAAAAGTGGATCGAAACATTGCCTAATCCGAAAGAAAAACTGGCGTCCATCACGGCCAACATTCCATTGGAAAACCGTATGACAACCGCCGAGGAAATCGCCAATATGTCGGTTTTCCTGCTTTCGGAAAGGTCCAGCCACACAACCGGCCAGCTCATTTACGTCGACGGCGGCTACGTCCACCTCGACCGCGCACTCGCCAATTCCTGA
- a CDS encoding HlyD family secretion protein produces MKAYPYLLILAAAAAACNGKENPYDASGTFEAVETIVSAEATGRIMALSLEEGQALKAGETVGYIDSLQLYLRKKQLEAQIRATGSRLPDIVAQTNVYKQQIAVSQVRLDNLLHEQKRIQNLVKADAATPKQLDDVNAQVEELQKQLEVIRKQDAAQTSVLKTQTSGLRADVQPLVVQIEQINDQLAKSRIVNEVNGTVLTKYAEANEVAAAGKPLYKIADLSTIILRAYVTGDQLTGIQLNQQVKVLVDSAGGHYRELPGTIEWISSKAEFTPKTIQTKDERANLVYAVKIRVKNDGYLKIGMYGEVALK; encoded by the coding sequence ATGAAAGCATATCCTTATCTGCTCATATTGGCTGCCGCCGCGGCCGCCTGTAATGGAAAAGAGAACCCTTACGACGCTTCGGGCACGTTTGAAGCCGTGGAAACGATCGTGTCGGCAGAGGCGACGGGGCGCATTATGGCGCTTAGCCTGGAAGAAGGACAGGCATTGAAGGCCGGCGAAACGGTGGGTTACATTGATAGCCTGCAATTGTATTTACGCAAAAAGCAGCTCGAAGCGCAAATCAGGGCGACCGGCAGCCGTCTGCCCGACATTGTAGCGCAAACCAATGTGTACAAGCAGCAAATCGCCGTTTCGCAGGTGCGCCTGGACAATCTCCTGCACGAGCAAAAACGCATTCAAAACCTGGTGAAAGCCGACGCCGCCACGCCCAAGCAGCTGGACGACGTGAATGCACAAGTGGAAGAGTTGCAAAAGCAGCTGGAAGTTATCCGCAAACAGGATGCCGCGCAAACGTCTGTTTTGAAAACGCAAACCTCCGGCCTGCGCGCCGACGTGCAGCCATTGGTGGTTCAGATCGAGCAGATCAACGACCAACTGGCGAAGTCCAGGATCGTTAACGAAGTGAATGGGACGGTGCTCACCAAATATGCCGAGGCCAATGAAGTAGCGGCGGCAGGGAAGCCTTTGTACAAAATCGCCGACCTCTCGACGATTATCCTGCGGGCCTATGTAACCGGCGACCAGCTGACGGGCATTCAGCTCAATCAGCAGGTGAAAGTGCTGGTAGATAGCGCCGGTGGCCATTACCGCGAGCTGCCGGGCACCATCGAGTGGATCAGCAGCAAGGCAGAATTCACCCCGAAAACCATCCAGACGAAAGACGAGCGCGCCAACCTGGTGTACGCGGTGAAAATCCGCGTGAAAAATGACGGTTACCTGAAAATAGGCATGTACGGAGAAGTAGCATTGAAATAA
- the fucP gene encoding L-fucose:H+ symporter permease, whose protein sequence is MTDRKTRLAVILITSLFFLWGFALNLNPILIPHLKKACQLSDFQSALIDSASYIAYFLIALPAGLFMKKYGYKAGIAFGLLLFATGSFLFYPAAEMRHFGFFLFALFVIASGLTMLETAANPYITVLGDPDSATQRLNFAQSFNGLAAFLAPLMGGKFILSGKTLTDAEQQAMSSDQLNAYLNEEASSVQVPFILIGLVVLLVAVLIWRTSLPEIKDEEETEQKPTGSIWGEKNLILGTIAQFFYVGAQVCISSFFIRFADHVAGIDEKTAAYLLSGALLAFMIGRFIGTYLMRFVAPPRLLAIYSVANIVLLIIAVLTDGMFSVYALVGVEFFMSIMFPTIFALSIRGLGEKTKIGSSLVIMSIVGGAFFPVIMGQVSDISSIQTAYIVPAVCFLVVLYFAIRNGSVKNVTLGTSH, encoded by the coding sequence ATGACCGATCGTAAGACGCGGCTGGCTGTCATCCTCATCACTTCACTGTTCTTTCTCTGGGGTTTTGCCCTCAATCTCAACCCCATCCTGATTCCGCATTTAAAAAAAGCCTGTCAGCTCAGCGACTTCCAGTCGGCCCTGATCGACTCCGCTTCCTACATTGCCTACTTCCTCATCGCATTGCCCGCCGGCCTTTTTATGAAGAAGTATGGATATAAGGCTGGTATCGCCTTTGGATTATTGCTTTTTGCCACTGGCTCATTTCTTTTTTACCCGGCGGCTGAAATGCGGCACTTCGGCTTCTTCCTGTTCGCATTGTTTGTGATTGCCAGCGGGCTCACCATGCTCGAAACCGCCGCAAATCCCTACATTACCGTCCTGGGCGACCCGGATTCGGCCACGCAACGGCTCAACTTTGCACAGTCGTTCAACGGCCTGGCGGCATTTCTGGCGCCGTTGATGGGCGGAAAATTCATTCTTTCCGGTAAAACACTCACCGACGCTGAGCAGCAGGCTATGTCGTCCGACCAGCTCAATGCTTACCTGAACGAAGAAGCATCGTCGGTGCAGGTTCCTTTCATTCTCATTGGATTGGTGGTATTGCTCGTAGCCGTGCTGATCTGGCGGACATCGCTTCCGGAAATCAAGGACGAGGAAGAAACGGAACAAAAACCGACCGGCTCCATCTGGGGTGAAAAGAACCTCATCCTCGGCACCATAGCACAGTTCTTTTACGTGGGCGCGCAGGTTTGCATCAGCAGCTTTTTTATCCGTTTCGCTGATCATGTGGCTGGCATTGATGAAAAAACGGCTGCATACCTGCTTTCGGGAGCATTGCTTGCATTTATGATCGGCCGGTTTATCGGCACATATCTGATGCGCTTCGTGGCACCTCCCAGGCTGCTCGCCATTTATAGCGTTGCGAACATCGTGCTCCTGATTATAGCCGTATTGACCGACGGTATGTTCTCGGTTTACGCATTGGTAGGCGTGGAATTCTTCATGTCGATCATGTTCCCGACGATTTTTGCATTGAGCATTCGCGGCTTGGGCGAGAAGACCAAAATCGGTTCTTCACTGGTAATCATGTCGATCGTCGGCGGTGCATTTTTCCCTGTCATTATGGGTCAGGTATCAGATATTTCGTCCATTCAAACGGCTTACATAGTCCCTGCGGTGTGTTTCCTCGTAGTACTATACTTCGCGATCCGCAACGGCTCAGTAAAGAACGTGACGCTGGGCACTTCACATTAA
- a CDS encoding ABC transporter ATP-binding protein: MEAVVVKNLVKTYGKEQTVAVDDVSFSVNQGELFGLIGPDGAGKTSIFRMLTTLLLPDGGSASVDGRDIVEDFRQIRSSVGYMPGKFSLYQDLTIEENLQFFATVFGTTIEENYHLIKDIYVQIEPFKNRRAGKLSGGMKQKLALCCALIHKPTTLFLDEPTTGVDPVSRKEFWEMLRRLREQQITILVSTPYMDEASLCDRIALIQGGKILSIDTPQNIVNAYPDRLLAIKANEMYQLLKVLEGHPDTINSYAFGEYAHATFRDADTHALQAYLGAQGLTGVEVIDAEVTIEDSFIKLLH, from the coding sequence ATGGAAGCGGTTGTTGTCAAAAATCTGGTCAAAACATACGGCAAGGAGCAAACCGTGGCCGTGGACGATGTGTCGTTTTCCGTAAACCAGGGCGAGCTGTTCGGGCTGATAGGGCCGGACGGGGCCGGCAAGACGAGCATTTTCCGGATGCTGACCACGCTATTGCTGCCGGATGGCGGCTCTGCGAGCGTGGATGGCCGTGATATCGTGGAGGATTTCAGGCAGATACGCAGTTCAGTGGGTTATATGCCAGGCAAATTTTCGCTCTACCAGGACCTTACCATTGAGGAAAACCTGCAATTCTTTGCCACCGTTTTCGGCACTACGATCGAGGAGAACTACCATTTGATCAAAGACATTTACGTCCAGATCGAGCCTTTCAAAAACCGGCGTGCGGGAAAGCTGTCTGGTGGGATGAAGCAGAAGCTCGCATTATGCTGCGCATTGATACATAAACCCACGACACTGTTTCTGGATGAACCCACGACGGGCGTTGACCCGGTATCGCGGAAGGAGTTCTGGGAAATGCTCAGGCGGCTGAGAGAACAGCAGATTACCATCCTCGTTTCGACGCCTTACATGGACGAGGCTTCGCTTTGCGACCGCATTGCGCTGATCCAGGGTGGCAAAATCCTGTCGATCGACACGCCGCAAAACATCGTGAATGCCTATCCCGACCGGTTGCTGGCCATTAAAGCAAATGAAATGTACCAATTGCTGAAAGTGCTGGAAGGCCATCCTGATACTATCAATAGCTACGCATTCGGCGAGTACGCACACGCTACGTTTCGCGACGCGGATACGCACGCATTGCAGGCATACCTGGGCGCGCAAGGCCTCACGGGCGTGGAAGTGATAGACGCGGAGGTCACGATCGAGGATTCATTTATCAAATTATTACATTAA
- a CDS encoding cytochrome d ubiquinol oxidase subunit II — MLYIVITYLWASILLYLLLGGADFGAGIIELFTSQKNKQVTRKTLYSAIGPIWEANHMWLIIAIVILFVGFPVIYSTMSVNLHIPLTVMLIGIIARGTAFTFRHYDAVVDDMQHLYNTIFAVSSFITPLFLGIIAGSAVSGHIDPSARSFADAYIFSWLHWFAITVGLFTVSICGFLASVYLIGETKVEHERLRFAHKAQFFNIAAVVCGALVFVAAWFEHIPLIDWVFGNWIGRIAILSATLSLIWMWTLLYQGKIRLLRPLAGFQVTMILLTTTFRHFPNIVVLKGGGYLSLTEHAGHEKTVEALGWALLLGSILILPALFYLIYSFQKKPLAYGGEGH; from the coding sequence ATGCTCTACATCGTCATCACATACCTCTGGGCGTCGATTTTGCTTTACCTGCTGCTGGGTGGAGCGGATTTTGGCGCGGGCATTATTGAGCTCTTTACTTCGCAAAAAAACAAGCAGGTTACCCGCAAAACGCTCTATTCAGCCATCGGGCCGATTTGGGAGGCTAACCACATGTGGCTCATCATTGCCATCGTGATTTTGTTCGTTGGGTTTCCGGTCATCTATTCTACCATGTCTGTCAACCTGCATATTCCGCTCACGGTCATGCTCATCGGCATCATCGCGCGCGGGACGGCGTTCACGTTCCGGCATTACGATGCCGTGGTGGACGATATGCAGCATCTTTATAACACCATTTTCGCCGTTTCGAGCTTCATTACGCCGCTTTTCCTGGGCATTATCGCCGGAAGCGCCGTTTCGGGGCACATCGATCCTTCCGCCAGGTCCTTTGCCGATGCCTACATTTTCAGCTGGTTGCATTGGTTCGCCATTACGGTGGGGCTGTTCACCGTTTCGATCTGCGGGTTTCTGGCGTCGGTTTACCTCATCGGCGAGACCAAGGTGGAGCACGAGCGCCTGCGTTTTGCCCATAAGGCGCAATTTTTCAATATCGCGGCGGTGGTATGCGGCGCGCTGGTGTTTGTGGCAGCGTGGTTTGAGCATATTCCGTTGATCGACTGGGTGTTCGGCAACTGGATCGGACGGATTGCGATCCTTTCCGCCACGCTGTCGCTGATCTGGATGTGGACGTTGCTCTATCAAGGCAAAATACGTCTGCTTCGCCCGCTGGCCGGTTTCCAGGTGACGATGATCCTGCTAACGACCACTTTCAGGCATTTTCCCAACATCGTGGTCCTGAAAGGCGGCGGTTACCTGTCGCTCACCGAGCACGCGGGCCACGAAAAAACCGTCGAAGCCCTCGGCTGGGCATTGCTTTTGGGCAGCATATTGATCTTACCGGCGCTTTTCTACCTGATTTACAGCTTTCAAAAGAAACCGCTGGCCTATGGCGGCGAGGGGCATTGA
- a CDS encoding zinc-binding alcohol dehydrogenase family protein, translating into MEILVCNTPGSFSYEQAETPVAKPGHTLLKIKRIGICGTDLHAFEGTQPFFNYPRILGHELSGEIVETDAPGFVRGEAVTFVPYFNCGKCVACRNGKPNCCTSLKVSGVHIDGGMAEYLSVPSYSLVHGDGLSFDELALVEPLAIGAHGVRRADVHKDEFVLVVGAGPIGLGAMEFARIAGGKVIALDINDQRLAFCRERIGVEHTVNGLTEDVAQRLAEITNGDMPTVVIDATGNLRAINSAFAYLAHGGRYVLVGLQKGEIAFSHPEFHKREATLMSSRNATRADFEHVIHSMKNGLVDPKTYITHRVAFGQVKDEFESWLDPANGVIKAMVELG; encoded by the coding sequence ATGGAAATATTAGTTTGCAACACACCCGGCTCGTTTTCCTACGAACAAGCCGAAACACCGGTGGCAAAGCCGGGGCACACCCTATTGAAAATCAAGCGGATAGGCATCTGCGGCACCGACCTGCACGCTTTCGAAGGAACGCAGCCGTTTTTCAACTATCCGCGCATCCTCGGCCACGAGTTGTCCGGCGAAATTGTTGAAACGGATGCGCCGGGCTTTGTGCGCGGTGAAGCGGTAACTTTTGTGCCCTATTTCAATTGCGGGAAATGCGTGGCCTGCAGAAACGGCAAACCCAATTGCTGCACGAGCCTGAAAGTGTCCGGCGTTCATATCGACGGCGGGATGGCCGAATATCTGTCCGTCCCCTCCTACTCGCTTGTGCACGGCGACGGGCTAAGCTTCGACGAACTTGCGCTTGTAGAACCACTCGCGATAGGCGCGCATGGCGTGCGCCGCGCCGACGTGCACAAGGACGAATTTGTGCTCGTGGTAGGCGCCGGCCCCATTGGCCTGGGTGCGATGGAATTCGCACGAATTGCCGGCGGGAAGGTTATTGCGCTGGATATCAACGATCAGCGCCTGGCATTCTGCCGTGAGCGGATCGGTGTGGAACATACCGTTAACGGCCTCACCGAAGACGTGGCCCAGCGCCTGGCCGAAATCACAAATGGCGACATGCCGACGGTCGTGATTGACGCGACGGGCAACCTGCGCGCCATTAACTCCGCATTCGCCTACCTCGCTCATGGCGGCAGATATGTGCTCGTAGGCCTTCAAAAAGGTGAAATCGCATTTAGCCACCCCGAATTTCATAAACGGGAAGCTACCCTAATGAGCAGCCGCAACGCCACCCGCGCCGATTTCGAGCATGTGATCCACAGCATGAAAAACGGGCTGGTAGACCCAAAAACCTACATTACCCACCGCGTAGCCTTCGGGCAGGTGAAGGATGAATTCGAAAGCTGGCTCGATCCGGCGAATGGGGTGATTAAGGCGATGGTGGAGCTGGGTTAG
- a CDS encoding LytR/AlgR family response regulator transcription factor translates to MIKALIIDDEPRARNVLHQFIVSFVPEIIEVRTASSVEEAQGVMEYYKPDLVFLDVEMPYKNGFDFLQIPNMPEFDVIFTTAYNQYAIQAIRFSALDYLLKPISPEDLRAAVKRHFTKGESFRQRKLLLDNLAANIDKRDVKDFRLAVPSSEGVFFFMIHEILRLEADRNYTIIHLINKRPFIASKTLKHFEDMLSKFRFIRTHKSHLVNLDHIIRISNNNEFIILSDGSRIEVSRRKKDEVQRQLNI, encoded by the coding sequence ATGATAAAAGCGCTGATCATCGACGACGAGCCCAGGGCACGTAACGTTTTGCACCAGTTTATCGTGAGTTTCGTGCCCGAGATCATCGAGGTGCGAACGGCATCATCTGTTGAAGAAGCTCAGGGGGTAATGGAATACTACAAGCCGGACCTCGTTTTTCTGGATGTGGAGATGCCTTACAAAAACGGCTTCGATTTCTTGCAGATCCCGAACATGCCCGAATTCGACGTGATCTTCACCACGGCCTACAACCAGTACGCCATCCAGGCGATCCGCTTCAGTGCGCTCGACTACCTGCTCAAACCCATCAGCCCGGAAGACCTGCGGGCGGCCGTGAAGCGGCATTTCACAAAGGGAGAAAGCTTCCGGCAGCGAAAACTGCTTCTTGACAACCTCGCCGCCAACATCGACAAGCGCGACGTGAAGGATTTCAGGCTTGCGGTGCCGTCCAGCGAAGGTGTTTTCTTCTTCATGATCCACGAAATACTCCGCCTCGAAGCCGATCGCAACTACACCATCATCCATCTGATCAACAAGAGGCCGTTCATCGCGAGCAAAACGCTGAAACATTTTGAGGATATGCTCTCAAAATTCCGGTTTATAAGAACCCACAAATCGCATTTGGTCAACCTCGACCACATTATCCGGATCAGCAACAACAACGAATTCATCATCCTCTCCGACGGCTCGCGGATCGAGGTGTCGCGGCGGAAAAAGGATGAAGTGCAGCGGCAGCTGAACATCTGA
- a CDS encoding ABC transporter permease produces MRTLRFLLRKEFRQIFRDKSIVAMIFFMPMVQLILMPLAADYEVRNINLSVVDRDKSPYSQKLISKIVASGYFRLTGYNASFREAFGLIESDEADLILEIPSDFERNLIREDHEKLFVAVNAINGTKASLGGSYLGSIIGDFNADIRMQLVTPPRFSQFPMIDVVASNWFNPVLNYKVFIVPGILAILVTMVGGFLSALNIVKEKEIGTIEQINVTPIKKHIFILGKLIPFWVLANIVFTIGLLVARFVYGIVPVGSLLTLYAFISVYLLAVLGFGLLVSTFCDTQQQAMFIMFFFMMLFILLGGLFTSIDSMPEWAKAITRINPVRYMIEVMRMVILKGSSFKDVLPHVGIVSLMAAILNSWAILNYKKTN; encoded by the coding sequence ATGAGGACATTACGATTTTTGTTACGCAAAGAATTCAGGCAGATTTTCAGGGACAAGTCCATTGTGGCGATGATCTTTTTCATGCCGATGGTGCAGCTGATACTCATGCCGCTGGCCGCTGATTACGAGGTGAGGAACATTAACCTATCCGTTGTCGACCGCGACAAGTCGCCCTATTCCCAAAAACTGATTTCCAAAATCGTCGCATCGGGCTACTTCCGGCTTACGGGCTACAATGCGTCATTCCGCGAAGCATTCGGGCTTATCGAGTCCGATGAGGCCGATCTGATCCTTGAAATTCCGAGTGATTTTGAGAGAAACCTCATTCGTGAGGATCACGAGAAGCTATTTGTGGCCGTGAATGCGATCAACGGCACCAAGGCCAGCCTGGGCGGTTCCTACCTGGGCAGCATTATCGGCGATTTCAATGCGGATATCCGGATGCAGCTCGTCACACCGCCGCGTTTCAGCCAGTTTCCGATGATCGACGTGGTGGCTTCCAACTGGTTCAACCCGGTTTTAAATTACAAGGTCTTTATCGTCCCCGGCATCCTCGCCATCCTCGTCACGATGGTCGGCGGGTTCTTATCTGCATTGAACATCGTGAAGGAAAAAGAGATAGGCACGATTGAACAGATCAACGTCACGCCGATTAAGAAGCACATTTTTATATTGGGTAAACTGATTCCCTTCTGGGTTTTGGCCAATATCGTATTCACGATAGGATTGCTGGTGGCGCGGTTCGTATATGGGATCGTGCCGGTGGGAAGTTTACTGACGCTCTATGCGTTTATTTCGGTGTATCTGCTGGCCGTTCTGGGTTTCGGCTTGCTGGTGTCCACGTTTTGCGACACCCAGCAGCAGGCCATGTTCATCATGTTCTTTTTCATGATGCTGTTTATACTGCTGGGCGGTCTGTTTACTTCTATTGATAGTATGCCGGAATGGGCGAAGGCGATAACGCGCATTAATCCGGTGCGCTACATGATCGAGGTCATGCGGATGGTCATTCTCAAAGGCAGCAGTTTCAAAGATGTGCTGCCGCATGTGGGAATAGTATCATTAATGGCCGCGATTCTGAACAGCTGGGCGATTTTGAACTACAAAAAAACCAACTAA
- a CDS encoding ABC transporter permease: MKQFLAFVRKEFYHVLRDRRTLLILFGMPIAQILIFGFALTNEVKDSEILVVDYARDDASQALLTRIGASRYFDIRQAALSHKEILGTFQKGKIKAVVVFPANFNADLLHTNKAQVQIVTDASDVNTANMITNYLSSIILDYQNQLNENLQMPYRITPEVRMLYNPQLKGAHGFVPGVMALVLLLVSVMMTAISIVREKETGTMEILLVSPFKPVLVIFAKAFPYLALSLVNVTAILLLSVFVLDLPVKGSVGLLFAESTLFIITCLALGIFISIKTDSQQIAMLISLMGMLLPTMMFSGFLFPIENVPVPLQIISNIVPSKWFYIIVKSIMIKGLGLSALWKETLILLGMTVFLLLVSLKSFKIRLQ, from the coding sequence ATGAAACAGTTTCTCGCATTCGTCAGAAAAGAATTTTACCACGTGCTGCGCGATCGCCGCACGTTACTGATTTTGTTTGGAATGCCCATTGCACAGATATTGATCTTCGGCTTCGCATTGACCAACGAGGTAAAGGATTCGGAAATCCTCGTCGTGGATTATGCCAGGGACGATGCCTCGCAGGCATTGCTGACAAGGATCGGCGCGAGCCGGTATTTCGATATCCGGCAGGCTGCATTAAGCCATAAGGAGATACTAGGCACCTTTCAGAAGGGCAAGATCAAGGCGGTGGTGGTGTTCCCGGCCAATTTTAATGCGGATTTGCTGCATACCAATAAGGCTCAGGTTCAGATCGTTACCGATGCCAGCGATGTGAATACGGCCAACATGATCACCAATTACCTGTCGTCTATCATCCTCGATTACCAGAACCAGCTCAATGAAAACCTGCAAATGCCCTACCGGATCACGCCGGAGGTGCGGATGCTCTATAACCCGCAGCTGAAAGGCGCGCACGGTTTTGTGCCGGGCGTAATGGCGCTGGTGCTGCTGCTGGTTTCGGTGATGATGACCGCCATTTCGATCGTCCGCGAAAAGGAGACGGGTACGATGGAAATCCTGCTTGTTTCGCCGTTCAAGCCGGTTTTGGTCATTTTTGCCAAGGCATTTCCGTACCTCGCATTATCGCTCGTGAATGTGACGGCGATCCTGCTGCTCAGCGTTTTTGTGCTCGATTTGCCGGTGAAAGGGAGTGTAGGGCTGCTGTTCGCCGAAAGCACGCTGTTTATCATCACCTGCCTGGCGCTGGGTATTTTTATTTCTATCAAAACTGATTCCCAGCAGATTGCGATGCTTATTTCGCTGATGGGCATGCTGCTGCCAACGATGATGTTCAGCGGTTTCCTGTTTCCGATCGAGAATGTGCCGGTGCCGTTGCAGATCATTTCCAATATCGTCCCGTCCAAATGGTTTTACATCATCGTTAAGTCGATCATGATCAAAGGTTTAGGCCTTTCGGCACTTTGGAAAGAGACGCTGATATTGTTGGGTATGACCGTGTTTCTGCTGCTGGTGAGTTTGAAGAGTTTTAAAATCCGTTTGCAATGA
- a CDS encoding ABC transporter ATP-binding protein, which translates to MMQDDKVIVCEKLTKRFGDFIATNEITFEVHKGEIFGFLGANGAGKTTAMRMLCGLSSPSSGQATIAGYDVYTQTEQIKKNIGYMSQKFSLYENLTVRENIEFFGGIYGLSDKRIQTKTEELLERLGLKSEANKLVASLPLGWKQKLSFSVAVLHEPKIVFLDEPTGGVDPVTRRQFWDMIYEAANSGITVFVTTHYMDEAEYCNRISIMVDGKMEVLDTPANLKNSFHARSMDEVFYQLARGAKRGD; encoded by the coding sequence ATGATGCAGGACGACAAAGTGATTGTTTGCGAGAAGCTCACCAAGCGCTTCGGCGACTTTATCGCCACCAATGAAATCACATTCGAAGTACATAAAGGGGAGATTTTTGGCTTCCTCGGCGCGAACGGGGCCGGCAAAACCACCGCCATGCGAATGCTATGCGGGCTATCTTCGCCCAGCTCGGGGCAGGCGACCATTGCGGGGTACGATGTGTACACGCAAACCGAGCAGATCAAGAAAAATATCGGCTACATGAGCCAGAAGTTTTCACTCTACGAAAACCTGACCGTGCGGGAAAACATCGAGTTTTTCGGCGGCATTTACGGACTTTCCGACAAACGCATTCAAACTAAAACCGAAGAACTGCTCGAACGGCTCGGATTAAAAAGCGAGGCAAACAAACTGGTGGCCTCGCTGCCGCTCGGCTGGAAACAGAAGCTCTCTTTTTCGGTGGCGGTGCTGCACGAGCCGAAAATCGTGTTCCTCGATGAGCCCACCGGCGGCGTGGACCCGGTGACGCGGCGGCAGTTCTGGGACATGATCTACGAGGCAGCCAATAGCGGCATTACCGTTTTCGTGACTACACATTATATGGATGAGGCCGAGTATTGCAACCGTATATCCATTATGGTGGATGGTAAAATGGAAGTGCTCGATACGCCGGCGAACCTGAAAAACAGCTTTCACGCGCGCTCGATGGACGAAGTGTTTTACCAACTCGCCCGCGGCGCCAAAAGAGGGGATTAG